The following coding sequences are from one Lolium rigidum isolate FL_2022 chromosome 6, APGP_CSIRO_Lrig_0.1, whole genome shotgun sequence window:
- the LOC124663540 gene encoding pentatricopeptide repeat-containing protein At3g54980, mitochondrial-like — protein MRRPPRLRGGSSLLLPWRSLCTTAGAPTPTPAAPTEPLSVHFSNRPAATAPAVAESLTSTLRSLLAESPSHPRAFPLLKAAAFDSRLPPAALVDAVLRAAAGPDSGSPAAAAAPVSLLSRLLASLSRAGHVAAATDAYAHMVARGVVPDVKSRTDLLVTTGRCSSAADALALFAEMRDRSYPVDAWMFDALMRACAKEGMHGDAVRLFDEMAAAEVQPDQRVYANVIAALCKLRDADRALLLLREMKGAGFETWDFTYRSVAEAFVKAGRMEDALRVKDDMLAAGKKMNAILATILMHGYCLRREVGTALDLFEETVADGIVPTIVMYGVLIKACHQEGMAQKAYVLCRQMRGQGLLPSSSEFRLVIDGLLHEKRWEDAVSLCEEMLASGLSDVFTYTSLIDWLCQRHKLREALNLFDKMKEAGVKPSIVTYHSLLMGYCQKGCMDEALKLYSEMPAQGFEPNAVTYTTLMKGYIRKNNFAKAYALLDEMKQNGVPCNEFTYNVLINGICMGDRISEVDEMLNNFVSQGFVPTTITYNSIINGFVRAGMMGSASAMYQQMCEKGIPTDIVTYTSFIDGYCRTRCCDLALKMLNSLRCKGLQPDIATYNALINGFCSEGNMSHAMQFLALLLKDGLTLTAAVYNSFITGYKNLKMMKEASKFYESMIKDGIAADTVTYTTLIDGFSKDGNVAFALELYSEMLAKGNIPDAITFTALTHGLIRSGDFDGAKKLLDEMRRLDVQPNVYIYNMLINGYLRDSKLQEAFQLHDEMLNRGIMPDHITDDILAGQKSLEGDGCADVRAPI, from the coding sequence atgcgccGCCCACCACGCCTCCGAGGAGGCTCCTCGCTCCTGCTCCCATGGCGCTCCCTCTGCACCACCGCGGGCGCCCCCACTCccactcccgcggcgccaaccgagCCCCTTTCCGTGCACTTCTCAAACCGCCCGGCTGCCACCGCCCCCGCCGTCGCGGAGAGCCTCACCTCCACGCTCCGCTCGCTCCTCGCCGAATCCCCGTCCCACCCGCGCGCCTTCCCGCTCCTCAAGGCGGCCGCCTTCGACTCCCGCCTGCCCCCGGCCGCCCTCGTCGACGCCGTCCTCCGCGCCGCGGCCGGGCCAGACTCCGGCtcccccgcagccgccgccgcccccgtatCCCTCCTCAGCCGCCTCCTCGCCTCCCTCTCCCGCGCCGGCCACGTCGCCGCGGCCACCGACGCCTACGCCCACATGGTCGCCCGCGGCGTCGTCCCGGACGTCAAGTCACGCACCGACCTGCTCGTCACCACCGGGCGGTGCTCGTCGGCGGCGGACGCGCTCGCGCTGTTCGCGGAGATGCGGGacagaagctaccccgtggacgcgTGGATGTTCGACGCCCTCATGCGGGCCTGCGCCAAGGAAGGGATGCACGGGGACGCCGTCaggctgttcgacgaaatggccgcCGCCGAGGTCCAGCCCGACCAGCGCGTGTACGCCAACGTGATCGCGGCGCTCTGCAAGCTGCGTGACGCCGACCGCGCGCTGCTCCTGCTCCGGGAGATGAAGGGGGCTGGCTTCGAGACGTGGGACTTCACGTACAGGTCCGTGGCCGAAGCGTTCGTCAAGGCGGGGAGGATGGAGGACGCTCTGCGGGTCAAGGACGACATGCTGGCCGCCGGGAAGAAAATGAACGCGATTCTCGCCACGATTCTGATGCACGGGTATTGCCTGCGACGCGAGGTTGGGACCGCGCTGGATCTTTTCGAGGAGACTGTGGCGGATGGCATAGTGCCTACTATTGTGATGTACGGGGTGTTAATCAAGGCCTGTCATCAAGAGGGGATGGCGCAGAAGGCGTATGTGCTATGTCGCCAGATGAGAGGGCAGGGGTTGCTGCCAAGCTCGTCCGAGTTCCGTTTGGTTATCGACGGCCTTTTGCATGAGAAACGGTGGGAGGATGCTGTAAGCTTGTGTGAGGAGATGCTTGCTTCTGGCCTATCGGATGTCTTCACATACACTAGTCTAATCGATTGGCTCTGTCAGCGACACAAGCTCCGTGAAGCGCTAAACCTATTTGATAAGATGAAGGAAGCTGGAGTGAAACCATCTATTGTGACATACCACAGCTTGTTAATGGGCTACTGTCAGAAGGGGTGCATGGATGAAGCACTCAAATTGTACTCAGAGATGCCCGCGCAAGGATTCGAACCTAATGCTGTCACATACACAACTTTGATGAAAGGGTATATCAGAAAGAACAATTTTGCCAAAGCCTATGCCCTCCTTGATGAAATGAAACAGAATGGAGTTCCTTGCAATGAGTTCACATATAACGTGCTCATAAATGGCATTTGCATGGGTGACCGGATTTCTGAAGTTGATGAAATGTTGAACAACTTCGTAAGCCAAGGTTTTGTCCCCACCACAATAACATACAATAGTATCATCAATGGATTTGTGAGAGCTGGTATGATGGGCTCAGCATCAGCTATGTACCAGCAGATGTGCGAAAAAGGTATACCCACCGACATAGTAACATATACCAGTTTCATTGACGGTTACTGTAGGACCCGTTGTTGTGATCTCGCACTCAAAATGCTAAATAGTTTGAGATGCAAGGGCCTTCAACCTGACATTGCTACATACAATGCTTTAATAAATGGGTTTTGCAGTGAAGGGAATATGTCTCATGCAATGCAGTTTCTTGCTCTTCTACTGAAAGATGGTTTAACACTCACTGCTGCTGTCTACAATAGTTTTATTACCGGGTACAAGAATTTGAAAATGATGAAAGAAGCTTCCAAATTTTACGAGAGCATGATTAAAGACGGAATCGCTGCTGATACAGTTACATACACTACCTTAATCGACGGTTTCTCAAAAGATGGCAACGTAGCCTTTGCGCTGGAGCTGTACTCGGAGATGTTGGCTAAGGGTAACATCCCCGATGCTATCACTTTCACGGCGTTAACACATGGCCTTATCCGCAGTGGAGACTTTGATGGTGCTAAGAAGTTATTGGATGAGATGAGGAGATTGGATGTACAGCCTAATGTTTATATTTATAACATGCTGATAAATGGATACCTCCGTGATAGTAAGCTGCAAGAAGCATTCCAGTTGCATGATGAAATGCTTAACAGGGGAATTATGCCTGATCACATAACTGATGACATACTGGCTGGCCAGAAATCTTTAGAAGGTGACGGTTGTGCTGATGTGCGGGCTCCTATTTAA
- the LOC124663008 gene encoding tRNA (cytosine(38)-C(5))-methyltransferase 2, with translation MEAEAPWRVLEFYSGIGGMRYSLASSGVRAEVVEAFDINDVANDVYERNFGHRPCQGNIQTLTASDLDKYKAHAWLLSPPCQPYTRQGLQKHSADARAFSFIKILNLMQNMNFPPQMLFVENVVGFEVSDTHDQLIEALSSLNFNTQEFILSPLQFGVPYSRPRYFCLAKHESMCFHNPSVNNKLLRTPTCLTLNSSTTQNSYEHNEDVLEVVCKPVRDFLEIHIMNTVDQDCSATTSDFKKAGGCTPSETGSHDYTVPLSLIERWGNAMDIVYPESKRCCCFTKSYYRYVKGTGSLLATSKDHKPVPKENLDLSSLNELGLRFFTPREVANLHSFPLSFCFPDHISLRQQYAMLGNSLSVAVVAPLLRYLFAET, from the exons ATGGAGGCGGAGGCCCCATGGAGAGTCCTCGAGTTCTACAGCGGCATCGGCGGCATG CGGTACTCCCTGGCGTCGTCGGGCGTTCgagcggaggtggtggaggcctTCGACATCAACGACGTCGCCAACGACGTCTACGAGCGCAACTTTGGCCACCGCCCCTGCCAG GGAAACATTCAAACACTCACTGCTAGTGACCTAGACAAGTACAAGGCACACGCATGGCTTCTTTCTCCTCCATGTCAACCATACACACGGCAAG GACTTCAGAAGCATTCAGCTGATGCTCGGGCATTTTCATTCATAAAGATTCTTAAccttatgcagaacatgaactttCCTCCACAAATGTTGTTTGTGGAAAATGTTGTTGGATTCGAG GTCTCTGATACACATGACCAGTTGATAGAGGCCCTTTCAAGTCTCAATTTCAACACACAAGAATTTATCCTAAGCCCCCTGCAGTTTGGTGTCCCATATTCTAGACCCCGCTACTTCTGTTTG GCGAAACATGAATCTATGTGTTTTCATAATCCATCAGTCAACAACAAGCTGCTCCGGACACCTACTTGCCTAACATTGAACAGTAGTACAACTCAGAATAGCTATGAACATAATGAAGATGTGCTGGAAGTAGTATGTAAGCCAGTAAGGGACTTCCTTGAAATACACATTATGAATACTGTCGACCAGGATTGTTCAGCCACCACCTCTGACT TTAAGAAGGCTGGTGGATGCACTCCAAGTGAAACTGGTTCACATGATTATACAGTTCCACTAAGCTTGATTGAACGGTGGGGAAATGCTATGG ATATTGTCTACCCTGAATCAAAGCGGTGCTGCTGTTTTACTAAGAGTTATTATCGCTATGTAAAGGGCACAGGCTCTCTACTGGCTACATCCAAA GATCACAAACCAGTTCCAAAAGAGAACCTTGACCTTTCTTCACTGAATGAGTTGGGTCTACGGTTTTTCACCCCTCGAGAG GTAGCTAatttgcactcttttcctttgaGTTTCTGTTTTCCGGATCACATAAGCCTCAGACAACA GTATGCTATGCTGGGTAATAGTCTAAGCGTAGCGGTTGTGGCTCCTTTGCTGCGCTATCTATTTGCCGAGACATAG